From the Mycobacteriales bacterium genome, one window contains:
- a CDS encoding ABC transporter ATP-binding protein — translation MAVELSLRGLRAGYGPVEVLHGVSLDVPAGVLTALLGPNGAGKTTLLSVVAGLLRARSGDIIWAGRSIRTLPPHERAAAGLLLIPERRGVFPDLTVRDNLEVFAGSRQGWDPALDQFPILRERLDQPAGSMSGGEQQMLAMSRALLHKPRLLLLDEISQGLAPRVTRQLLDVVAALAKTGTTVVLVEQHLSDALRMADVVYVLNRGAIEFAGEPSELTAQQKTAAG, via the coding sequence ATGGCGGTCGAGCTCTCGCTTCGCGGCCTGCGTGCCGGCTACGGGCCGGTCGAGGTCCTGCACGGTGTCTCCCTCGATGTCCCCGCCGGAGTGCTGACCGCGCTGCTCGGCCCGAACGGCGCCGGCAAGACCACGCTGCTCTCGGTCGTCGCGGGCCTGCTTCGCGCGCGCTCCGGCGACATCATCTGGGCGGGGCGGTCGATCCGCACGCTCCCACCGCACGAACGAGCCGCCGCCGGCCTGCTCTTGATCCCCGAACGCCGCGGGGTGTTCCCCGATCTCACCGTGCGCGACAACCTCGAGGTGTTCGCCGGATCCCGGCAGGGATGGGACCCGGCTCTGGATCAGTTCCCGATCCTGCGCGAGCGGCTGGATCAGCCCGCCGGCTCGATGTCCGGCGGCGAGCAGCAGATGCTGGCGATGAGCCGGGCGCTGCTGCACAAGCCGCGCTTGCTGCTGCTCGACGAGATCTCCCAAGGGCTCGCGCCTCGAGTGACCAGGCAGCTGCTGGACGTCGTCGCCGCGCTCGCCAAGACAGGGACGACCGTCGTCCTGGTCGAGCAACACCTCTCCGACGCGCTGCGCATGGCCGATGTGGTCTACGTGCTCAACCGCGGAGCGATCGAGTTCGCGGGCGAGCCCTCCGAGCTGACCGCCCAACAGAAGACCGCGGCCGGCTGA
- a CDS encoding ABC transporter ATP-binding protein, which yields MSATNGHLEGVGLVKRFGGLTALDGVSVETRSGTITALIGPNGAGKTTLFQCLTGVERPDEGRVRLDGRDITTRSPDARARLGISRTFQRLAVFGTMSVEDNLLVGAEHRTNAGVVRRVGGLLAGLIGITVGDQAAHRRRVDGVIDILGLDAVRRAPAATLSTGTLRLVELGRALCHDPEVLLLDEPATGLDTAEIDNFQRVLRDVASRDVAVLLVEHDVDLVFGIADRIYAMAAGQLIAEGTPEEIRASSAVREAYLDIEPAAG from the coding sequence ATGAGCGCAACCAACGGCCACCTCGAGGGTGTCGGGCTGGTCAAACGGTTCGGCGGACTCACCGCGCTGGACGGCGTCTCGGTAGAGACCCGGTCGGGCACGATCACCGCGCTGATCGGGCCGAACGGCGCGGGCAAGACGACGTTGTTCCAGTGCCTCACCGGTGTCGAGCGCCCCGACGAGGGACGAGTGCGGCTCGACGGTCGGGACATCACGACGCGCAGCCCGGACGCACGTGCCCGGCTGGGCATCAGCCGAACCTTCCAGCGGCTTGCGGTCTTCGGCACCATGAGCGTCGAGGACAACCTGCTGGTCGGCGCCGAACACCGAACCAACGCGGGCGTCGTGCGCCGCGTCGGTGGGCTGCTGGCCGGACTGATCGGGATCACCGTCGGCGACCAGGCCGCGCACCGTCGCCGCGTCGACGGTGTCATCGACATCCTCGGGTTGGACGCGGTACGCCGGGCACCCGCCGCAACCTTGTCGACCGGCACCCTGCGGCTGGTCGAGCTCGGCCGGGCGTTGTGCCATGACCCGGAGGTGCTGCTGCTCGACGAGCCGGCGACCGGACTCGACACCGCGGAGATCGACAACTTCCAGCGAGTGCTTCGTGACGTGGCTTCCCGCGACGTGGCGGTGTTGCTGGTCGAGCACGACGTCGACCTCGTCTTCGGCATCGCTGACCGCATCTACGCGATGGCCGCCGGCCAGCTGATCGCCGAAGGCACTCCGGAGGAGATCCGGGCCTCATCCGCCGTACGCGAGGCATATCTCGACATCGAGCCTGCGGCCGGCTGA
- a CDS encoding ABC transporter permease, translating to MLALNYAFAGLALGAVAALSGVGLIITYRATGVFNIAQGAIAMMAAYVFLAAVQDWHWPKAVAAVVVLLGFAPAFGVLVQRLVFRPLQRRDASAAESLVATIGLTALLIGIAYEIWGLQAQSPPSLLPQGVWQVGSLTIHMDATGDLAIVIVGTVLLGVITRRTALGTSIRAVVDRRDLAQLSGIDADRVAAIGWATGVMIAALTGILIAPEIQFTPFELTLVVLETFAVPVIAGLTNVPVAIIAGLALGIGSSEMSLWSPAGAALSIWDALQANLPVVALLAALLARNRFAGIRADSGDSSDAGTTTSLARRRSTEFGVRWRVGIYTAATLALVSPLLFSDTNLRQAQQVPALAVIFVSIVAVTGYSGQISLGQAGYAGLGALLFGRFSTGAPELVALLGAAIAAGLVGFLTGYPAIRRRGLFLALTTFAVGAFVSRFVFQQPYFTNGLQVLRPSVLGLSLSGDRAFYCFELVVLGLVFLIMTNLRSGMIGRSLVAMRDSETGAGSVGVDVRTLKVFIFTVSAAIAGIGGALLAQQGGAFSADSFDPLASSIPWFAVVVVFGADSAAGAVLGAALVVLVNSLTANPDAYQIVIGVFATFIGLLPGGVSDAARRLVDWLAHPAALVRRYEAVHPTTPSRHTLTARGEQARATIQARRGVKATAR from the coding sequence GTGCTCGCCCTCAACTACGCCTTCGCGGGGCTCGCGCTCGGAGCGGTCGCTGCCCTGTCAGGGGTCGGCCTGATCATCACCTACCGGGCCACCGGCGTCTTCAACATCGCGCAGGGTGCGATCGCGATGATGGCGGCGTACGTCTTCCTCGCGGCCGTCCAGGACTGGCACTGGCCCAAGGCGGTTGCGGCGGTCGTCGTCCTGCTCGGTTTCGCACCGGCGTTCGGAGTGCTCGTCCAGCGCCTGGTGTTCCGGCCGCTGCAACGCCGCGATGCCTCGGCCGCCGAGTCGCTGGTCGCGACGATCGGTCTCACCGCGCTGCTGATCGGCATCGCCTACGAGATCTGGGGGCTTCAGGCGCAGTCGCCACCGAGCCTGCTCCCGCAGGGCGTGTGGCAGGTGGGGTCACTGACGATCCACATGGACGCGACCGGCGATCTCGCGATCGTCATCGTCGGCACCGTGCTGCTCGGTGTGATCACCCGACGAACCGCGCTGGGCACCTCGATCCGCGCCGTCGTCGACCGACGCGATCTCGCCCAGCTCTCCGGCATCGACGCCGACCGGGTCGCGGCGATCGGCTGGGCAACGGGCGTGATGATCGCGGCACTCACCGGGATCCTCATCGCCCCGGAGATCCAGTTCACCCCGTTCGAGCTCACGCTCGTCGTCCTCGAGACCTTCGCGGTGCCGGTCATCGCCGGCCTGACCAACGTGCCGGTCGCGATCATCGCCGGCCTCGCACTCGGAATCGGCTCGAGCGAGATGTCGCTGTGGTCACCCGCCGGCGCCGCCCTCAGCATCTGGGACGCCTTGCAGGCCAACCTACCGGTGGTCGCGCTGCTGGCCGCGCTGCTCGCGCGCAACCGATTCGCCGGTATTCGGGCGGACAGCGGTGACAGCTCCGATGCCGGTACGACGACGTCGCTCGCACGCCGCAGGTCAACCGAGTTCGGGGTTCGCTGGCGGGTCGGCATCTACACCGCGGCGACCCTCGCGCTGGTCAGCCCGCTCCTGTTCAGCGACACGAACCTCCGCCAGGCGCAACAAGTGCCCGCGCTCGCCGTCATCTTCGTGTCCATCGTCGCGGTCACGGGCTACAGCGGCCAGATCTCGCTCGGTCAAGCGGGGTACGCCGGACTCGGCGCGTTGCTGTTCGGCCGGTTCAGCACCGGCGCCCCCGAGCTGGTTGCGTTGCTCGGTGCGGCGATCGCGGCCGGCCTCGTCGGGTTCCTGACCGGGTATCCGGCGATTCGCCGCCGCGGGCTGTTCCTCGCACTGACCACGTTCGCGGTCGGCGCGTTCGTGAGCCGTTTCGTGTTCCAGCAGCCGTATTTCACCAACGGACTCCAGGTGTTGCGGCCGTCCGTGCTCGGGCTGTCGCTGTCCGGGGACCGCGCGTTCTACTGCTTCGAGCTGGTCGTGCTCGGCCTGGTCTTCCTGATCATGACCAACCTGCGCTCGGGCATGATCGGGCGCTCGCTGGTCGCGATGCGTGACAGCGAGACGGGTGCCGGTTCGGTCGGCGTCGATGTGCGCACGCTCAAGGTGTTCATCTTCACGGTCTCCGCGGCCATCGCCGGCATCGGCGGTGCGTTGTTGGCGCAGCAGGGTGGCGCGTTCTCCGCGGACTCCTTCGACCCGCTCGCCTCGAGCATCCCGTGGTTCGCCGTCGTGGTCGTGTTCGGCGCGGACAGCGCCGCCGGTGCCGTGCTCGGCGCCGCCCTCGTCGTACTCGTGAACTCGCTGACCGCCAACCCGGACGCCTACCAGATCGTGATCGGCGTCTTCGCCACCTTCATCGGGCTGCTGCCCGGCGGCGTCTCGGACGCGGCTCGACGGCTCGTGGACTGGCTGGCCCACCCGGCGGCGCTGGTCCGCCGTTACGAGGCGGTGCACCCGACCACGCCTTCCCGACACACCCTGACCGCACGCGGCGAGCAGGCCCGGGCCACCATCCAGGCACGGCGCGGCGTGAAGGCGACCGCGCGATGA
- a CDS encoding glycerophosphodiester phosphodiesterase family protein produces MRIRPDVIAHRGASAIEAEHTLAAYRRALDDGADGVECDVRLTRDGVLVCVHDRRVDRTSSGRGVVSTLELADLSELDFGSWRRDPGIEEPDPLLTASWEAPDLDRTGVLTLERLLEVVTASERPVRLAIETKHPTRYAGLVEETLVGMLRRFGLADAAGNGKDTVQVMSFAPTGLRRVRALAPDLATVHLMKRVPLRLRDGGISPSATIAGPSVEALKAHPAYVERAHARGHEVHVWTVDRLDDVDAMVALGVDVLITNEPAAVLDHLAHHDGPALPLAAT; encoded by the coding sequence GTGCGCATCCGTCCCGACGTGATCGCTCACCGCGGCGCCTCGGCAATCGAGGCCGAACACACCCTTGCGGCTTATCGTCGTGCGCTCGACGACGGTGCGGACGGGGTGGAGTGCGATGTCCGCCTGACCCGCGACGGTGTGCTGGTGTGCGTCCACGACCGGCGGGTCGACCGCACGTCGAGTGGGCGCGGGGTCGTCTCGACGCTCGAGCTCGCGGATCTCAGCGAGCTGGATTTCGGGTCCTGGCGACGCGATCCGGGCATCGAGGAGCCCGACCCGTTGCTGACCGCGAGCTGGGAGGCGCCGGACCTCGATCGCACCGGCGTCCTCACCCTCGAGCGACTGCTCGAAGTCGTGACCGCATCCGAACGGCCGGTGCGGCTCGCGATCGAGACGAAACATCCCACTCGCTACGCCGGTCTGGTCGAGGAGACGCTGGTCGGGATGCTTCGGCGATTCGGCCTCGCGGATGCCGCCGGCAATGGCAAGGACACGGTCCAGGTCATGAGCTTCGCGCCGACCGGCCTGCGCCGGGTCAGGGCGCTCGCGCCGGATCTGGCGACCGTGCACCTGATGAAGCGCGTGCCGTTGCGGCTGCGGGACGGCGGCATCAGCCCGAGCGCGACGATCGCCGGGCCCTCGGTCGAGGCACTCAAGGCCCACCCGGCGTACGTCGAGCGGGCGCACGCTCGCGGTCACGAGGTGCACGTGTGGACCGTCGACCGCCTTGATGATGTCGACGCGATGGTCGCGCTCGGCGTCGACGTACTGATCACGAACGAGCCGGCGGCGGTGCTCGACCACCTTGCACACCACGACGGCCCCGCGCTTCCGCTCGCGGCCACCTGA
- a CDS encoding arginine deiminase has product MAAASDQPRLSGANSEVGRLRTVMLHRPGPELARLTPRNSADLLFDGIPWVGRAQQEHDEFAEALRRHGVEVLILRDLLCESLTVDAARDSVIAQTLSDRRLGTELRGQLAARLAGLSPAELTDLLIAGITKDELHADSGVVSRLMEPNDFVLPPLPNLLFTRDSSVWLGDEVAVTSPSMSARRRETWLTDAIYRHHPRFAGTPLLYHHHDEWLEGGDVLLLAPGVLAIGVGQRTRAAGAETLAHRAFDRGLAHTVLVVPIAQERATMHLDTVVTMVDVDAVVMYPAVADTLTALVITKRDAEPPRVSEPRPFLDAAAAAMGIDVLRVIDTGLDPVTAEREQWDDGNNTLAIGPRLAVAYERNVETNARLEAAGIEVVPIRGSELGSGRGGPRCMSCPIRRDPL; this is encoded by the coding sequence GTGGCAGCGGCGTCCGACCAGCCCCGGCTCTCGGGTGCGAACAGCGAGGTCGGCCGGCTACGGACGGTCATGCTGCACCGTCCCGGCCCGGAGCTCGCCCGCCTCACGCCGCGCAACTCGGCGGACCTGCTCTTCGACGGCATCCCCTGGGTGGGTCGGGCCCAGCAGGAGCATGACGAGTTCGCCGAGGCCCTGCGCCGGCACGGCGTCGAAGTTCTCATCCTGCGTGACCTGCTCTGCGAGTCGCTGACGGTCGACGCCGCGCGCGACTCCGTCATCGCGCAGACGCTCTCGGACCGGCGGCTCGGCACCGAGCTACGCGGCCAGCTCGCGGCGCGGCTGGCCGGGCTCTCCCCGGCCGAGCTGACCGACCTGCTGATCGCCGGGATCACGAAGGACGAGCTGCACGCCGACAGCGGGGTCGTGAGCCGGCTGATGGAGCCGAACGACTTCGTCCTGCCGCCGCTGCCCAACCTGCTGTTCACCCGCGACTCTTCCGTGTGGCTCGGCGACGAGGTTGCCGTCACCAGCCCGAGCATGTCGGCGCGCCGGCGCGAGACCTGGCTCACTGACGCGATCTACCGCCACCATCCTCGGTTCGCCGGAACGCCACTGCTCTACCACCATCACGACGAGTGGCTCGAGGGCGGTGACGTCCTGCTGCTCGCGCCCGGCGTGCTCGCGATCGGAGTCGGCCAGCGCACGCGGGCCGCCGGCGCCGAGACCCTCGCGCACCGGGCCTTCGACCGCGGGCTGGCCCACACCGTGCTCGTCGTACCGATCGCGCAGGAACGCGCGACCATGCACCTCGACACCGTCGTGACGATGGTCGACGTGGACGCGGTCGTGATGTACCCGGCCGTCGCCGACACGCTGACCGCCCTGGTCATCACGAAGCGCGACGCCGAGCCGCCGAGGGTCAGCGAGCCGCGGCCGTTCCTCGATGCCGCGGCAGCCGCGATGGGCATCGATGTACTGCGGGTGATCGACACCGGGCTCGACCCCGTCACCGCGGAACGCGAGCAGTGGGACGACGGCAACAACACGCTGGCGATCGGTCCGCGGCTGGCGGTTGCCTACGAACGCAACGTGGAGACCAACGCCCGCCTCGAGGCAGCCGGCATCGAGGTGGTCCCGATCAGGGGCAGCGAGCTCGGCAGTGGCCGCGGCGGCCCGCGGTGCATGTCGTGCCCGATTCGCCGGGACCCGCTCTAG
- a CDS encoding SDR family NAD(P)-dependent oxidoreductase yields the protein MTLMQDKVAIVTGAGRGIGRGEAIELARQGAAVVVGEVDDAAANEVVEEIRSAGGNAVAAIGDCSDVEVANSVVQQAIDEFGHLDALVNNAGILRDRTLVKMTPDEWDAVIKVHLRGHYAPTHAACDYWKAAGRPGHIVCTASTSGLLGNFGQANYGAAKSGIAAFSTIVAQEMKRYDVTCNAIAPAARTRMTEGAYGEIAREATEFDFWHPDNVAPFVAFLCSAEAAHISGKVFGVQGDSVEIYRPYTSVAVITNGGKRWDPNQFVDAAQALFDESGITPSAENMMAKLRYSMTNRGS from the coding sequence ATGACGTTGATGCAGGACAAGGTGGCGATCGTGACCGGTGCCGGGCGTGGCATCGGCCGTGGCGAGGCGATCGAGCTGGCTCGCCAGGGCGCCGCGGTGGTCGTCGGTGAAGTCGACGACGCTGCGGCCAACGAGGTCGTTGAGGAGATCCGGTCCGCGGGTGGGAACGCGGTCGCCGCGATCGGCGACTGCAGCGACGTCGAGGTCGCGAACTCCGTCGTGCAGCAGGCCATCGACGAGTTCGGGCATCTCGATGCGTTGGTCAACAACGCCGGAATCCTGCGCGATCGCACGCTGGTCAAGATGACGCCCGACGAGTGGGATGCGGTCATCAAGGTGCACCTTCGCGGCCACTACGCCCCGACTCATGCGGCCTGTGACTACTGGAAGGCGGCCGGTCGGCCCGGTCACATCGTGTGCACCGCATCGACCTCGGGTCTGCTCGGCAACTTCGGTCAGGCCAACTACGGGGCCGCCAAGTCCGGCATCGCCGCGTTCTCAACGATCGTTGCCCAGGAGATGAAGCGGTACGACGTGACCTGCAACGCGATCGCGCCGGCAGCCCGCACGCGCATGACCGAGGGGGCCTATGGCGAGATCGCCCGGGAAGCGACCGAGTTCGATTTCTGGCACCCCGACAACGTCGCGCCTTTCGTCGCCTTTTTGTGCAGCGCCGAGGCCGCACACATTTCCGGCAAGGTGTTCGGCGTACAAGGAGACTCGGTCGAGATCTACCGGCCCTACACGTCGGTCGCCGTGATCACCAACGGCGGGAAGCGTTGGGATCCCAACCAGTTCGTCGACGCGGCACAGGCGCTGTTCGACGAGTCCGGTATTACACCATCCGCCG